In the genome of Rhopalosiphum padi isolate XX-2018 chromosome 1, ASM2088224v1, whole genome shotgun sequence, the window TTTTCCTCTGCACTGACTTGTTTTCTTTTAGACATTTTTGTTTAGATTCTAGAACAAAGGcataatgtacttattattaattaaatcatcttTTTTTAAAGTGATCAGTcaatgaaacaatttttattacaattggaTCAAACTAATGCTCTTGGAAAAAAATTCATTCTACAAGAATTGGATGAAgaacatttatttgtttcaaCTGATGTATTGGACACATTGGAAGATCGTGTTGACGAATTAATGGACCAACTTACTTTcactcaaaattaaaactatttaaaatttaacttttaaaatagtttttctaataatttaatatgtcttCTAAAGTAGGAATGGGTAGGGAATCGGGTAGGTTAAAAGATGCAGATAAAAAGAAGGTACTTGATACAGCAACTAGGAATCGTAGGGCACGTCGAGCTCTGGAGAGTTTGGAAATGGACAACTATCAACAAGATCCACATGCTGatattgtattgaataaaaaagCCCCTAAATTTTTAGATACTATTGAGGCTAAAGGAAGCAGACGTAAAAAGGAAAAGAGTGctgaatattataaacaaaagtaatcatcttaatattatattctaatttctaagCATTGTAAATAGtatgtttttacaaattaaattaaattttaaattagatttcgAAGGACATTTGAACAGTTAATTGAAGCTGATCAATTTAACAACCGTGATCCACCCaactataatacaatagaaGCACCCTCATCAAACTTGCCACGTCGAATATTTTGTGCAGTTTGTGGATTCAGGAGTTCATACACATGTACAACATGTGGTGCACGATATTGTTGTATTTCGTGTTTTGGTACACACCAAGCCACACGATGTCTAAAATGGGCTGTATAAATTTCTgacattgtaaataatatgatttctcatatatttttaattttatacctttttaattatacaaattataatcatatacttaattaattttaatgtcataaatatctatgttttttaaagtatataaatataaattgtagtgTTAAATACCCATTTTTACTTatctatctataaaataatatttcagattTAACGCTAGGATTTTCTAtgcttaaaatgtatgaattattattggtccaattaagattaaaaactaaaaagttatgtaataattattttaagtatgtaGAACTTTTAACgtgaataatttttctattatatttatgataggtaatattaactatttgatttaatagtatattaaaattaaaccattAGATAATGTTTCGGTTAtggtaagtttttttaaaaataaattctcatcaacattttaattctgcttggaatttttattctaataaaagtattaattataactgtaattattaatcatatttactacttagtacttacctttaatgaattatagtttgtaatattgtctgataaaaatataacatataaataaaataatgtaaacaatttgagtaatgtatatacatatatatgtatatatatttgcataCTACATGTacacatcattttaaaatctacagaaacaaatattaactaaaaatatttttataatttggtagCTAGCAagtgaataatatgaatatatgaacaaaattaacaatattcagatttaaaattatattttaaaaataaacatattatgcaaTTGAATATTTTCTTCATCcatcatcatttttaatatttttatatatttatggttttaCAGTATTAggcaaaaataaacttaaaacacAGTTTCTAATAAGTAACTTTATTATGAGCTTATTATTAGTCCCTTTAATCAGGTttaacaaaatttgaataatatgattctacaaaaaaaaacctaatttatTCAAACTTGTTGAATAGAttgaattaacattttaatgcttttaaataataaattttcatttatatcgTTAGAAATTTGTTTCTTCAATTCGGGTTCCTGTCGTTTGGTATCGACTTTGCTACTACTACTTTTTGGTGGTTCTGAGGTGATATCAGATCCAgtgtatgatttattattaactttagatATTAAATCATCAACCAGGTAAGTAAGACGTCTTAATTCAGCATTGTGTTGTTCAGTCATTAAATCTAAATCCCTTATAGCATTGGTTAAATCTTCTTGTTCTTGTAAACGTACATCTTCTTTAGCTTGCTCTTTACGTACTTGTctgttatattcaaataaaagtaaggcagcagcaacaacaaatataatacctTCGCCTAGTAAATTTGATCCGAGTTCGATGGCCATAGTTTCACTTAAAGGTTTGACCTTTCCAGCAGTACCAAGATTcatgaaatacattttcattttaacttCACACCAATTGTAAAACTGAGCAGGTGGCATGCAAACATACGATCGAAATACTGGAGATTGTTTTGCTCGTTCTTTAACAAAATTAGCGATTGGTTTACTTACTTGGCGCAACAGTAAAGCGCCAAGCTTGGCGGCCGGAAAAGCACCGAGTGCTACCATATTTGATTAGAACTTCTGAATATTTGTTGTTGAAATTTCGTTCAAAGACATAATACGAAAAACAAAAGGTTAAACATAGTATTCAGAAACAAACTGAcattgtttttttgaataaaaataaaaaatcttttagATAAGAAACATTCGTTATCAATTATATGAAGTTGGGAAAGAAATTGCAGCTGTCAAATACTATCATGCATGTCTATCacgactaaatattaaataatatcaaatagatATTACACAAATAGATAAGACaagtattaaatacctattataatattattatacaacaaaattaatttatattttattatgaatttatttatttattttataatcatactaCCTATATGGTATTGGATAatagtattcaaaaataaaagtaacaataagtaataataatttattataatttataatttaaaataaatgttattatactttaatctaatcatttcaatataaataatttataacggtaccatgatttttaatagtaatatttaatttcctatttttttattttaggtttagtatatattttttaattattatttataatagacatttacatttacaatctgtatacacaattaatacaataaaaaaattagttaatgtTTGTATAAGATTTGAAATACATGAGAGAAGGTAGCATCCATTGACACTACTTTAAATTTACGGATTTAGGGGTTGTAAgttgttattgattatttaagagATCATATAGCCATTTATTTTTGAGACAACAAAAGGGTTGTCAGGTAATGTACAATAGTAGAGTTAGTAGTGATAAGAATTAAGTGTGGATATTGTTGGTATGATGTAGAGTACGATTGCTGAAGTACCAGAGAGCATTAGAGAGAAcacaaaatatagttattagttgaaACGCTTGGATTTTATGAGATGCTttgaaatcaattaaaaaaaaataaacctattttaGTCATAATTTACATAACCGTCATAACcccaattaaaatgtattgtaccaAGTAATAGCTTTTATTATATGATGCATAAATGTTCATAGCTAGTGagtgtacaattatttaatcaatatttcagcctattataatacaatgatcATTACttacaatacttttaaattgtaaataatttgaaaatgcttCTAGTCgtatatagttacatatatttaatcgctgatataattgtataagtttaaattacaatttaggATGGCAGAGCGTTTAATAATGGTTTGGTACTTATATAATTgtcttaaaatattagaattaaacaaaaatgtataatcctATTGCATTTAAATTGGTAGGTACTTACATTGTTTAATCTGAAACGTTCACTGAATACAAAACAGAATTATTAatactgaaaaattaaataaaataattcagctGAATATTGTGCAGATAGTGGGTACTTaagtactttataaattataaaattggaaTTGAAACTTGGGACTTTGGGAGTCgtagtcatatactcatattataaagataatattgcGCGCCAAAATCGAAATTGTGATATAGTAAAACCGATACCACAGAACAATGCTGATATACGACATCAGCTGTGCATCGAGATAGATAACAAATCTCGATGAGTCTGTGatagaatattatcaattattagtgatttaatttaaaaatattttataatcaaatcaatggattttaaaatatgtattagccTAGGGGTCTAGACATTGCCTAATGCCTAGTGGAAAACTGGAAAGTGGCAACGAGTAACAACCAATAGGTTGATAAATACCTACTAAgtacaaaactataattatttagactttatttgtatttttatttatatgaactgTGTTAAGTTATTGACAGTTAATAATTgatcataataacataattacataaaatgattATAGGTTTACTTAACACAaacatataagtttataactatatacaaatttaaacattaatctattgtttactaaaaaacaaaatattttaaatatatccacCAGGAATCAGTTGTGTTGATCACtatgtataagtaatttaaGTGAGTAGTGTCATAGCGAACAATGATAGTCTGTTGAATTTGGGTatacaagtaataaatattattattagatgtaTAAGTCCATGGAATTTGTCTCATATGTTAATGTAACAAGTTTACTGGTACCTCATATCTCAGAATTGTATTATTGCAATACTAATCAAGAGCGCCAGCAGGATAAAATCCCATCTGGAGCAAggtaaaatttacttataattgtatacacctactaaaataaataaaattagaatattagtactaatacaatattattgtaacatctttatttattaaacttatcaACATTCTAATCCCTAATAAAactgtacatttaaatattattaatcattaaataaaaattatgtgtgacaataatataagtacaaattCCTATCCAGAGCAATGACTCCTTTCGCTTTCCCCTGCGGGTTCGGTTAGGTtctgtaatatgtaataataatgcgGGTTCCTTTGATACTATTTAAAACTGACATTGGCATTACtgccaaaaataaaacatctacCACAATATAAACAGTTAGGTACTGGCATTGCATAACTATCCATttactttttttcatattaattttgtgaCATCTATCTTGACCAGgagtttatatgtttattattattgttgtgataCATTGATCACACAGACTTACATAATCTCCAAcaacagttttaataatattatagttatatcacTTTTATAAGTTTACTGTTGGTATAATcacaacttttttaataattccgATACAGTAGTCTTAgaaatttaaatctttaaatcaGAAATTTTTATTAGgtcattagtttattttttaacaattagttATACTGAACCAAGATCATTATGCAGATAATTTTCTGCATTGTGGGGAACTTCAGTATTTCATAGGTGCTGTTGTGCTTAGATCCATGTTAAAGGTTAGACCAATGTTATAGTTTTactgtgtatttttttcttactgAAAAGAATTACTTACTAtggaatttaaatcaaattaattaaatgtttaattatttaatatgtttggtagatttttaagtaatagtttgatatttaatttattatacagttgATGAAAAATATGAGCTAAGATTGAGGACATTTTAccattagatatataatatagaccgtataataatataatattgttattagaatAAATAGTTTGCCTATaggttaagtatatattaaatatactgcctataaaattataataattatatatttatacaagtacTGGAGgaataaaggtataatataaatatataatattattaatgtttatatatctacataacatatattattatagtggtcTATTGAACTCTAAAAGTTTTATCTTATCTTTGTATGTACTTTGTTCAATGTAAAACGTCAGAGTTTTTATTGATTCCTGTTATAAACAGTTTTGTAGTCATTAGCTATGTGTTGTTGGGAAAAgattctacatattttttataggtactttgACGTTGACCCAATAACTTATAtaagcattatttataaaataaaagatgtatatttaatgataatttacacTGTTATagatttaaagatttaattaaaaataaattgcaagagtatttcaataataatgttgaGCAGTACTAAAGTATTGAGGAGATATGTCATCTCCCGTAGTTGTCAATGTTCATCACATTTCTCCGATGTCTCAAATGGATCTGTACTGGAAACTAATATTGATGTTAATTCAAAAGAATATCAggttaatatattcataaacttATGTTTTTTGATAGTGTTACAATAGTTAAAGAGCAATTAAGTTAGAATGGTATATCACAGAGGTTCTCAAACTGTGCTCTGCTAGAGTAGTCTAGGGGCTCCGAGGCTCCCTGaacatatctatattaattaaattcaaattattattatatttcttagtatctaagttattttttagttattgttgCCTCAAATAGACATTTCTGATTTTTGGGactctgtaattttttttagaaacataaGGGCTCTGTGAACAAAACAATTTGAGAATCgctggtgtataataatataatatataaattacattaccaACATTTAGTTGGCttaaattcaaaaacttaaaacttgCAGTTTTATATGTACAGTGATCCTACATTTTCAATTATCCTGTATATGGATcagcaattttaattttgattcttTATTGTAGGAAAATCGAACAGCAATGGAAATTTTAGTGCACAATTTGAAAAAGGCTGTAACTAATTCGATATCTGGCGGTGATTCAAAAGATAAGTTAAGGCACACATCCAAAGGAAAATTATTAGTACGTGATCGTATAGATTACCTTTTGGATTCAGGTTCACCATTTTTAGAATTGTCACAGTTGGCTGGATAT includes:
- the LOC132920785 gene encoding general transcription factor IIH subunit 5 is translated as MVHVSKGTLITCDQSMKQFLLQLDQTNALGKKFILQELDEEHLFVSTDVLDTLEDRVDELMDQLTFTQN
- the LOC132920777 gene encoding zinc finger HIT domain-containing protein 1 — protein: MSSKVGMGRESGRLKDADKKKVLDTATRNRRARRALESLEMDNYQQDPHADIVLNKKAPKFLDTIEAKGSRRKKEKSAEYYKQKFRRTFEQLIEADQFNNRDPPNYNTIEAPSSNLPRRIFCAVCGFRSSYTCTTCGARYCCISCFGTHQATRCLKWAV
- the LOC132920763 gene encoding putative OPA3-like protein CG13603; this translates as MVALGAFPAAKLGALLLRQVSKPIANFVKERAKQSPVFRSYVCMPPAQFYNWCEVKMKMYFMNLGTAGKVKPLSETMAIELGSNLLGEGIIFVVAAALLLFEYNRQVRKEQAKEDVRLQEQEDLTNAIRDLDLMTEQHNAELRRLTYLVDDLISKVNNKSYTGSDITSEPPKSSSSKVDTKRQEPELKKQISNDINENLLFKSIKMLIQSIQQV